In the genome of Camelus bactrianus isolate YW-2024 breed Bactrian camel chromosome 18, ASM4877302v1, whole genome shotgun sequence, the window GGCCCGGGGCGTTCAGGGTAGGGAGCGGGTTGGGCACCTGAGCATAGTGGCTGAGGGCCAGTGTGGAGATCTCCTCGGGGTGGCCGACCCAGTGCTGCTGGGCGCCAGAGTGCAGgtcctccaccaccaccaggcagCCGCACGTGTAGGCGAAGAAGCCTGAGAGCAGGCAGGCAGTGCCGTCAGCTGTGGCTGCAGTGtacccccctgcccccacccagactCCTGATCAGgggaggcaagtgtgtgtgagcTGCAGCACCCAGTGCCACCAGGAGAATATGCCCACTCTGGGACCTGGCCTACAGGTGGTCAGAGCTGAGCCCCACCTTGCAGCTTCTGTGCTGCGGCCCCCACCTGTGTCTGGCCTCCAGACCACATTGGCCCGCCCGTTCCCATTGTAGCCCACGACAGCCTTCAGGTGCAGCTGCTCGTCGCCAGCGGGGGATAAGGAGAGATCCTGTGAGGAAGTGGACCCAGGACACTGGTACCCCAGCACAGCCTGGCCACCCAACCCCTACCATCTCAGGCTCTGCCTGTCAGGCCGGGGCCTGGGACGGAGCCTTGGGAGGTATGTGCTCCCAGGAGGAGGCAAACAGAGAATTTTGGGCACCAAAGACAGTATAAGGTGGCCAGCCAGGGATGGGAGCTGGGTATGCAGACACGGAAGCAGATGGAGATGTGGGAAGcacctggggcagggggaggctgggcagggacTGCAGGACCCAGGGGCTCTTAGGGAAGGTGACCTGGGCTGGGCAAGGCACAGGGGAGGATGCAGAAGCGGGGGTAGGAGGGAGTCAGGATGGTGGGTTGGAGAGGGTGGGCTCAGCTAGAACATTGCCTGGGTCTAGACGGCAAGACAGCAAGAGCCTTAACTAGCCTAGCAAGAGCACAGGGCTCAGGGCAGAGAGGTGACCCATGTGGTGACTTGGAGCAACCCCAGAGAAACCCCATGGCATCTGTTTTTACTGGGGAGAAAGAGAATCCCCAGAAACTACAGGGCTGTGCTGCCCTGACCCCTGGGCCTCTGGGGGCTGTGAGGACCCCTCCAGCCGTGGCCAACCTTGGCCAGCGGGGAGGCCTTGTAGCGTGCCATGAAGTGCTTGTAGGAGTCTGGGCGGGTGGTGGGCTGAACCCTGGCTCTCCTGGTGCTGCAGGTAGCtgtcagggagggagagaggccacAAAATGTCATCAAACCACCTGTAACCAAACAGTGATTTGTCCCTGCAATCACTTTACCCTGGCTGGCGAGATGCCTGGGGTCAGAGGGCACAGTGATTCATGCCCCACCGTCCACCTAGCCCAATAGGGCTGCAGGCTCTACATCTGCCCTGTAGGTGAGCATGCCTTATCTCATAGAGCAAACCCCAGGCTGTCAGGGGCACTGCCCATTCTGAAACCATCTGAAGTCCACAGGGCACATGCACCTGGCCCCTGTCCAGTTATAAATGAACTTGCCCCACCCTGCTGCACCTCCCCTGCTTACTGGGCCACCCATGGGAGTGGAAAGGCCTGCTGAGGTCCCAGGGGACCCCTgtaaccacccccccccccaagccccATCACCGGCCCTGCCAGCCTCCTTCTGCATAAGCACAGGTAGGCCTGAGGCCTGGCGGAGCTCCTCCAGGCCATGGCTCTCATCTGACATGGAGAAAgtgcctggggaggtgggggagacaaTGAGATGAGAGAacagagcccctcccacccctcccctagGTCTGAAGCAGCAAGGCGGTCAGGATGGGAGCTGGATGCCCATGCCCCCAAAGGCCCTCTCAGAACCCCTGCCCTCACCATCAAGGCCCTTGGAGGGCCTGGCACAGATGCCCAGCTGGAGTGGGGATGCCCAGGATGGCACAGGCACCTGCTGCCGGGGGAGCCCACTGGCCCCAGATACCACGTCCTCCAGCTGTCTTGCCCCGAGGCCTGAGGATGGAAAGAACCAAGCTGTGCTCAGGGCCTCAAGAGATCATAGCATGTGGCAGGAGGCATGCCTGGCCCCTCACACCCACCAGCTCTGACTGGGACCCCCAGGAAAAGAACAGTGCTGGGCCACCCATAGCGGCTACAGTGCTAGCACTAGATGTCACCACAGAGCCTGTCAGTGTGGTGGGACCACTCACTAGCCTTGCACGTTGGAGGGGCCTTGGGCGAGCCTTGAACGCTGCAGAGGCAACAAGAGAGGGTGTCAGGAGAGGAGGGCACAGCAGGAGGCCTGGTAGATGTAGATCAAGGGCAGGTACTTGCCTTCCTGGGGGGGACCTCTCAGTGGGGGCCAAAATGTCCCAGAGAAAGATGGCGTCTCCCACACTGAGGAGCTGCTGCTGGTCAGGGGTGAAGGCCACGGCCTGCACAGGCTCTGAGTGGCCAATGTATACCTGAGGGCAGCAGTGTCACATACAGAGAGACCCCTGAGGCACAGCTGGGGACCCCACCGTCCTCCCAGCACCCAGGCCTGACAGAGAGTCTGGGGACCAACCAAGAGGCCCTCATGCAATGTCAGGCCCCAGCAGGCACAGGGGGAACCTGGGGGACTAtcctccaccctccttcccacccccaccttgcCATGCATCCGCCCAGGGCACATACCTGGCAGCTAGGGCTGGCCTGTGCCAAGTAGTCCCACACCTTGATGGCCCGGTCAGCAGCTGTTAGCAGGAAGCGGCCATCCCCACTAAGAGCTAGGGAGGAGCAGGCCACAGGGTGGACACAGCACAGCTGGGGGAGAAGATAAGAGCATATAGGACCACTAAACAGGGAAACCACTCTTCTCAGAGAATGCCACCTCTCAGGAGCAGCAGGTGGCCCAGggcccccctcctccaggcacTGCAGGCACCAAGGCTGgacccaggaaggatggggaggcTAGGCTGCCAGCCACGGTCCTGGGCTCACCTCCCGGACCACACAGCCCGACGAGGCGTCTAGCACTGCGACCATGTTTGATGATGTGGATACCAGTAGGTGGCCAGGGGGTGTGGGGCCAAAGCAGACGACCATAGCTGAGTTCAGGTGGCTGCCAGCCAGGTCCAGGGCGCTGACATCAATCTTCAGCAGCTGAGGGAGAGCAGCGAGTGTCTCTGCCACGACCTCTGGGCAGAGCTTGAGCCCCCAGAGCCAGGGCCTGGGCTGTGGGCAGCCTTGGTCACCCATCCGGCACCCCACCCTGCCTGGCCCACCCGTAGCTCGTGCATCCTTTGTGTCCGTGACGGGGGCAGGGCCAAGGTCCTCTTTGAAGTAAGCGTGGCCTCCCACCTTTGCCCCCGCCATCCACCCTGGTGGATCCCAGGGGAGCCATGCAACAACCAGTCTCAGGGGTACCCACTGGGTCTGTGGGCCAGGCTGGTGTGGCcccatccacactggacacacctCATCCAGCGAGGCTGTGCTCATGACAGTCACCATGTACTTGGAGGGACCCACAAAGGCCAGCAGGCGGCTGTCCCCACTGACCGCCAGGGCATTGGGGCTCAGGCAGGAGTCCAGGCACACCACGTTAGCTGCTGGCAGCACAAGAGGAGGCAGTCAGCTGGGCAGGCAGTGGGCACCACTGGCCAGggacctgccccctccctcaACTACAGGTACCACCAGCCTGGGCTGGGCAGATCCCGCAGCAGCCAGTGCATGGGGCCTGGATGTGAAGGCACCAAGACTCCAGTGGGCACTGCATACTGCCAGGATAGCTAGTAGTTCTCCTGGAGTGACCACCAAGTGACAGCCTGGCTAGCTAGAGTTACAGTGGCCATGGGAAAAAGCAGATGTCCTCAGGTGGGCCAACCCCTACTGCTGCTTATCTCCTCCTGGGGCAGGGTGGGCACAAACCCTCACTGACTTTAAATTTTGGGGGATTGGTGAGTCCTTAAACCATTTGCCCCAGCAGTCTGGATAGTGAGGCTATGGAATGCAGTTTACCACTGTCAGCAGGCACCAGACGAGCCCCACCCCTACGGGGACCTGACCAGGGGATggctgggaggccagggtggGACAGGGTGTGGAGGCCTGACCTGCCATACGCAGGATTCGGCACCAGGGGCCACCGATGTGGTACTGGGCCAGGGTGCCCTGAGAGCAGGAGCTGAACAGGAAGCTGCCGTCAGGGCTGGTGACCAGGCCGGTGATGGCTCCTTGGTGACATCTGTACCACACACGATGCCCACCACTGTGGCCCTGAGCTGTATCATCCCAGACCTCCCACAGCTCGTCTGGCTGAGTCCCCAAGGAGCAGCAGAAGGCGGGGCTTCCTGTAGAAGGACAGTCCTCCCCAGCCCTACCTGGATGCCCACACACCCCAGGGAAACCCACACACCACCCCAGCTTCCACCATGGGTATCTGTGGGGCCAGGGACCAGCCAGGCACTCACCTATGCTCCACCAGGACCTCGGCAGCCTCCAGGCTGAAGGAGCGGACAGCCCCACTACTAAAGCCACAGAATAAGGTCGGCTGTGTGGGGTGAAAGGCGATGGCACACGGGGCCTCCTCCCGCGACATGAAGTCGTACAACTAGAAGGTGGGGCCACGTGAGGACAGACAGGATGGGGAGACCAGCTAGCCACAAGGCCTGAGAGCTAGTCTTTCTCCCAGTAGCCTGAACCTTCACTCCCCAACACAGGCAGGATCCTGGGCCCCGCCCACCAGGCCTCAGCTTAGCCTCACATGGACTGTGGCCCTCTAGTCCCTCCCTCCTGGCCAACTCTCCTCCCGTCACACCCTACCTGCTGCAGGGTCGCCAGATCCCAGATGCGGACAGTGTGGTCCTGGGACACAGTGGCCAGCTGTCCCCGGCTGCAGTCAGTGGCCAGGGCCACCACCAGAGCAGCATGGGACCGTACCAGCACACTGTATTCCTGGGATGGGACATCTAGGAAGCCCAGGTGGCCAAAGGAGGTGGCGGACAGCACACGCAGGCCATTAGGGCTGATGAGGACGGAGCTGATGGCGCCCTCATGCTCTGTGGGCAGGATGGGCCAGTGACCACCCAGGCCTGAAGTGAGGTGGGCTTGGCACCAGGGCCAACTTGGGCAGGCTGACCACATCCAGGTTGCGCCCCCTCCCAGGACACAGACAAACCTGTTTCCCTGCTGTCTGGAGCCCTGTCTCCCTGTGGGTTGGGACAGGCAGCTCCCCCATGACCACCCACTCCTAGGCTCAGCAATGGTGGACCCCACGCTCAGGATGTGGCCCCTTTGAGCCCCACATATTGCCATCCAGCCCAGAGACACTGCCCTCCTGTGGCAACCCAAGTGGCAACGTGTTAACCACAGCCCCACCTGCCTCCAAGAGCACAGAAGAGAAGTCCAGGGGCCAGAGGCGCAGGTAGCCATCCTCGGAGCCCACAGCACACATGGCCTGGGAGACACTGAGGCTGCTAATGGCGATGCCAGGGCCTGGGGTGTGGGGATGCAGGGTCAGCCCAAAGCATCAGGGCTGTTCCCCCAAACACAGTGGGGCCCACCTACCTGAACTAAAGGTCTGCTTCTGTGGAAGGGGGCCACCAGGGGTCTGCATGGGCAGGAGGCGGCGAGCATGCCGCACGGCCATGTGCTGGTGGTCAATCTCTAGGATGTGGCCACTGCGGCTACACACATAGCTGCTTGGAGAGATAACAGGTGAGAGCTAAAAAGGCAGGAAGGAGCAGGACCCCACCTGGCTGGTTAGGGGAAGGAGGGCAGTGCTCACAGTGTGTGGCCGTCCTGGGCCTGCCTAAAGGCCAGGTCAGTGAACTCCAGTGCGTGGTGCTCCCCCAGGTCCACAGGGCAGAAGCGCAGCTCCCCGCCTCGCAGCCGCCACAGCTGCACACTGCCCCGGCCGCACGATGCCATCCTGCAAGGGGTGAGAGGGTGAGCCAGGTAGAAGGGGAGGGCTCATGACTTGGCCCATCCCAGCACCAAGGGTAGGCAGGTGGGCAGCTGGTCACCTGGTTTCATCAAAAAAGGCAACCTCAAATGCCTGGATGTCAACATCGGTGTGTGCCTTCGCGAGAATGACAGCCTCTCCACCTCGCCCCACCTGGTCTGTGGCCCACGCCACCACCATCTGCAACAGGCCCACGTTGAGCACCCACTCACTTGTCCGCCTCCCTGTCTGGCCTCTCCCTACAAAGCTGGCCTGAGCCTTCAAGGAGCAGGGTGTAAGGAAGTCAGCCCCCACAGCCTGGAGGAACTTTACATGTGCCCACCCCAGGCACCCACAGACACATCTGCAGAAACAAGGAGAAGATGCCAACCACAAGTAGAAGAAAAGCCCTGGGTGAGACACCCAACTTCATAGAAGCTGACACATAAAACACGGCTGTCTCAGGCCTGCAGAACCCACCACCAAAGAGGGTGAGATGAGTCATTAAAAGGTTCGCTCCGTCCAGGAGGGATAAAAACCGAGAAACTCCAAAGGATGTGTGGGGCAGGGGTGcccactggggctgggggaggtcagCGGGGGATGTTTGTTCCCTAAGCAGTTTGGACTCAGCTTGTACCCTGGAACAGGCGGCTCCACCTCCCTGGCCCGGCCCCAGTACCGTCCGCCCATGGCGGTCCTTGCCGATGCCACAGAGCAGCGCCCCGCTGTCCGAGAAGCTGCAGACATAGAGGAGGTGGTCAGTGTTGTTGGGGCCGGTCCCCACCCGCCTTGGAGGCCCTGCACCCACCTGAGGGAGGAGATGGTGAGGACTGGGCTCTGAAACAGGGACAGGCACTCCCCAGTCTGGAAGTCCCAAAGGCGCAGCATGCTGGGGGGCCGCGCCTGGGCTGAGGCAAGCAGTGAGCCGCTCCCATCCAGGGCCAGGGCAGAGACCTGGAGAGGCAGCAGGTTTGGGGAGGGCACATGCCTGCAGATGCTAGCCACCCTTGGGCTGGGGCGGGTGGGAGGGGTGCCCACCTTGTCTGTGTGGCCAAGGAAGAGACGCTGCTCCCGGGTGTCGACATGCAGGATGACAATGACCGCATGGCAAGGGTACACGACAGCAGCCCCATCCCGGGTCCACAGGGCCTGCATACATAGGCCAGAGGCTGAGGTCACAGGCTGGCTGGCCTCATCCCCCTACCTCTGCATTCCTCCAAGTCATACACACAGGAGTCAACGggatgcacatgtgtgtgcacgttTAGAGCTTCCTCTAAGCCCTGTTTGCAACATGAGAAATTTCAGGGTGCAGGTAACAAAAGGCCAGAGAGCCTACAAAGACTGAAAGCCCACATCCAGGAGGGCCTGCTGCCCCCGCAGGGACCTGCAAGTCTCACCCACACCTGAGCCCACATGGCTGGTCTGGATCCTGGCTGGATAACACGCACCAAAGCTTGAAAGGATGTACGAGAGCTCTCTGGAAGCTCACAGGTCTCTGGAAGCTCAAGCATTTGGATCAGCACTGACTCAGTGTTTACAACACAAGGGAACAGATGCCTGCAACTGGAAGTCATCACACTGAGGAAGCACTGAGCATGTACAGATCTGGGCAGGGATGGGTGTCCACAACAGTGAAGGGAGCCAACACCTGGGGGAACTCAGACGTCCAGTGGGGGTCTTCCCACTGCCCCTCTGCATGTCTGACACTTGTAGGACCCAACAGGAGCACGGGACCCCTCACCCATTTGGTGCTGTAACCTCCAAAGCCGATGACCCCCTTGAGCCTCAGAACTGGATCTGGCAGGAAGCTCTGAAAGAGGCAAACTCACAGTTAGACCCCATGTAGCAAGACCCCTGTCTCACCAAGGCTGCTCCACCCAGagctgcttcctccctcccaagAAGGCCACTAGGTCCT includes:
- the WDR90 gene encoding WD repeat-containing protein 90 codes for the protein MARACQHPFLNVFRHFKVDEWKRSTKEGDVAPVTDKTLKCTVYRVRGSVSAGNYIQLPKTSTQSLGLTGRYLYVLFRPLPTKHFIIHLDVSTEDSQVIRVSFSNLFKEFKSTATWLQFPFIFEAGRSRKDLAGMIPAGTRWTCLQIDLHDILLVYLNRCYSHLKSIRLCANLLVRNLYTSDLCFDPAVTIAEARRAKLPVTPVPREMAFPVPKGERWHDHYSHIRFPSDSSETFSEPVQKSCSLPEAVLPGHVLQLLPHPVAFSKQVQDSVSLKVQKLGPTASRWAPSAPRPLPEVNLSCECSEVSSVGGPSGHCQEPFPWVDKRAAGDSIHISAHKPAVEPAAPEHTASQESFLPDPVLRLKGVIGFGGYSTKWALWTRDGAAVVYPCHAVIVILHVDTREQRLFLGHTDKVSALALDGSGSLLASAQARPPSMLRLWDFQTGECLSLFQSPVLTISSLSFSDSGALLCGIGKDRHGRTMVVAWATDQVGRGGEAVILAKAHTDVDIQAFEVAFFDETRMASCGRGSVQLWRLRGGELRFCPVDLGEHHALEFTDLAFRQAQDGHTLYVCSRSGHILEIDHQHMAVRHARRLLPMQTPGGPLPQKQTFSSGPGIAISSLSVSQAMCAVGSEDGYLRLWPLDFSSVLLEAEHEGAISSVLISPNGLRVLSATSFGHLGFLDVPSQEYSVLVRSHAALVVALATDCSRGQLATVSQDHTVRIWDLATLQQLYDFMSREEAPCAIAFHPTQPTLFCGFSSGAVRSFSLEAAEVLVEHRCHQGAITGLVTSPDGSFLFSSCSQGTLAQYHIGGPWCRILRMAANVVCLDSCLSPNALAVSGDSRLLAFVGPSKYMVTVMSTASLDELLKIDVSALDLAGSHLNSAMVVCFGPTPPGHLLVSTSSNMVAVLDASSGCVVRELCCVHPVACSSLALSGDGRFLLTAADRAIKVWDYLAQASPSCQVYIGHSEPVQAVAFTPDQQQLLSVGDAIFLWDILAPTERSPPGSVQGSPKAPPTCKASLGARQLEDVVSGASGLPRQQVPVPSWASPLQLGICARPSKGLDGTFSMSDESHGLEELRQASGLPVLMQKEAGRAGDGAWGGGWLQGSPGTSAGLSTPMGGPVSRGGAAGWGKFIYNWTGARCMCPVDFRWFQNGQWQIITVPSDPRHLASQGKVIAGTNHCLVTGGLMTFCGLSPSLTATCSTRRARVQPTTRPDSYKHFMARYKASPLAKDLSLSPAGDEQLHLKAVVGYNGNGRANVVWRPDTGFFAYTCGCLVVVEDLHSGAQQHWVGHPEEISTLALSHYAQILASASIQSSTALHCQIRLWDVQGGSCRQLISHHSTAVQDLAFSPDDGFLVTLGDYGDRTLALWSTATCELMTSVCLLEPVHGVAFDPWDGGVLACVGRGAVTLWLLLQLGADVSLQIHQEPIPEEVGACELTSLCFGPAPLLYCGSNAGQVCVWDTRAGRCFLVWEADDGEIGVLLCSGTRLVSGSNTRRLRLWAVGAVPELRRKGSGARSHSVFMEHELTLDGAVVSAVFHDSMDMGVVGTTAGTLWYVSWAEGTNTRLISGHRSQVNEVVFSPSESHCATCSDDGSVRVWSLASMELLIQFQVLSQSCLCLAWSPPSCRRPEQQQVVAGYSDGTLRVFSVSRTAMELKMHPHQAALTTVAFSADGQTILSGDKDGLVAVSRPRTGMTFRVLSDHRGAGICTIQSTRKEYGDFRAEGMDLWLAASGDQRVSVWASDWLRNHCELVDWLSFPAPVVTEASGCLPPTLAAFCPWDGALLVCVGLGVHPEVVFYSLYQKQVVKKIPLPFFAMSMSLSPRACLVAVGFAERVLTLVDCVSGAVQDFAGHDDSVKLCRFAPSSRLLFTVAHNEILVWEVMSH